A section of the Plutella xylostella chromosome 18, ilPluXylo3.1, whole genome shotgun sequence genome encodes:
- the LOC125489899 gene encoding uncharacterized protein LOC125489899 — translation MSPVLFNLYMDDLNKQLTQTQVGCSMHGTMVNNICYADDMVLLAPSISAMRELLSVCEKYADDHNMQYNADKSEYMIFQSENTPTTDLPLILKGETLRRAEEVKYLGHIINSRLSDDADIERQRRAVTVRANMLARRFQRCSGEVKRQLFLTYCTSVYTVELWSSHTVEAMRRMRMQYNHAWRALFRLPYHCSASGMFSAGRAPGWAALLRRRSASTRAVIFASDNPILCAVRQWPESPLHDTWRK, via the coding sequence ATGTCCCCGGTCCTGTTCAACCTGTACATGGACGATCTGAACAAGCAGCTCACACAGACCCAAGTCGGATGCTCCATGCACGGGACCATGGTAAACAATATCTGTTACGCGGACGACATGGTCCTGCTGGCCCCCTCCATCTCCGCGATGCGCGAGCTTCTGTCGGTGTGTGAGAAGTATGCAGACGATCACAATATGCAGTACAACGCGGACAAATCGGAGTATATGATCTTCCAGTCAGAGAACACACCTACAACTGATCTCCCATTAATACTGAAAGGAGAAACATTACGGCGGGCTGAAGAAGTGAAATATCTAGGCCACATTATTAATTCTAGACTTTCAGATGATGCCGACATTGAACGCCAACGAAGAGCCGTGACGGTGCGTGCTAACATGCTGGCGCGGCGCTTCCAGCGCTGCAGCGGGGAGGTGAAGCGCCAGCTGTTCCTCACGTACTGCACCAGCGTGTACACGGTGGAGCTGTGGAGCTCGCACACGGTGGAGGCGATGCGGCGCATGCGCATGCAGTACAACCACGCGTGGCGCGCGCTGTTCCGCCTGCCGTACCACTGCAGCGCCAGCGGCATGTTCTCTGCGGGGCGCGCGCCGGGCTGGGCCGCGCTGCTGCGCCGGCGCTCTGCGTCCACGCGCGCCGTCATCTTCGCGTCCGACAACCCCATACTGTGCGCGGTCCGCCAGTGGCCGGAGAGCCCACTACACGATACATGGAGGAAATAA